One Peterkaempfera bronchialis DNA window includes the following coding sequences:
- the nusA gene encoding transcription termination factor NusA: MDIDMSALRGLVREKEISFDLLVEAIESALLIAYHRTEGSRPRARVELDRKTGHVTVWALEEADEAGEPREFDDTPSGFGRIAATTAKQVILQRLRDAEEERTFGEYAGHEGDIVTGVVQQGNDPKSVLVDIGKLEAILPPQEQVPGEDYKHGTRLRSYVVAVRRGVRGPSVTLSRTHPNLVKKLFALEVPEIADGSVEITAIAREAGHRSKIAVRSHRQGLNAKGACIGPMGARVRAVMAELHGEKIDIVDWSDDPAEMVAHALSPARVTKVEIVDLQQRSARVIVPDYQLSLAIGKEGQNARLAARLTGWRIDIRPDTEQ; this comes from the coding sequence GTGGACATCGACATGAGTGCCCTGCGCGGGCTGGTGCGGGAGAAGGAGATCTCGTTCGACCTGCTGGTCGAGGCGATCGAGTCGGCCCTCCTCATCGCCTACCACCGTACGGAGGGCTCGCGCCCCCGGGCGCGGGTCGAGCTGGACCGCAAGACCGGTCATGTGACGGTGTGGGCGCTGGAGGAGGCGGACGAGGCGGGGGAGCCGCGCGAGTTCGACGACACCCCCAGCGGGTTCGGCCGGATCGCGGCGACCACGGCCAAGCAGGTCATCCTGCAGCGGCTGCGGGACGCCGAGGAGGAGCGCACCTTCGGCGAGTACGCCGGGCACGAGGGCGACATCGTGACCGGTGTGGTGCAGCAGGGCAACGACCCCAAGAGCGTGCTGGTCGACATCGGCAAGCTGGAGGCGATCCTGCCGCCGCAGGAGCAGGTGCCGGGCGAGGACTACAAGCACGGGACGCGGCTGCGGTCGTATGTGGTCGCGGTACGCCGGGGGGTGCGCGGGCCGTCGGTGACGCTGTCGCGGACCCACCCGAACCTGGTGAAGAAGCTCTTCGCGCTGGAGGTCCCGGAGATCGCGGACGGGTCGGTGGAGATCACCGCCATCGCCCGGGAGGCGGGTCACCGGAGCAAGATCGCGGTGCGCTCGCACCGGCAGGGGCTGAACGCCAAGGGCGCTTGCATCGGGCCGATGGGTGCCCGGGTGCGCGCGGTGATGGCGGAGCTGCACGGCGAGAAGATCGACATCGTCGACTGGTCGGACGACCCGGCGGAGATGGTCGCGCATGCGCTGTCGCCCGCACGGGTGACCAAGGTGGAGATCGTGGATCTCCAGCAGCGGTCGGCGCGGGTGATCGTGCCCGATTACCAGCTGTCGCTGGCGATCGGCAAGGAGGGCCAGAACGCCCGGCTCGCGGCTCGGCTGACCGGTTGGCGGATCGACATCCGACCCGACACCGAGCAGTAG
- a CDS encoding GNAT family N-acetyltransferase translates to MLGSSVSTTRVLEAPDLEDALDVLDRDPVANAFVAARVHVAGLDPWRLGGEMWGWYDDGGRLEALCYAGANLVPVSAGPEAVRAFAERARRQGRRCSSIVGPAEATAELWALLEPGWGPAREVRGCQPLMTITEPSAGVTADPRVRRVRRDEIELLMPACVAMFTEEVGVSPMAGDGGLLYRARVAELVTGGRAFARFEEGRVVFKAEIGAVTDRACQIQGVWVAPDRRGQGLSETGMAAVVEHALREVAPVVSLYVNDFNLPARAAYRRVGFQEVGAFMSILF, encoded by the coding sequence ATGCTGGGAAGTTCGGTATCGACCACCCGCGTCCTTGAGGCACCCGACCTTGAGGACGCCCTTGACGTACTCGACCGCGACCCGGTGGCCAACGCCTTTGTCGCGGCCCGGGTCCATGTGGCCGGGCTCGACCCCTGGCGGCTCGGCGGCGAGATGTGGGGCTGGTACGACGACGGTGGGCGGCTGGAGGCGCTCTGCTATGCCGGTGCCAACCTGGTGCCGGTAAGCGCCGGTCCGGAGGCCGTACGGGCCTTCGCCGAGCGGGCACGCAGGCAGGGGCGGCGCTGCTCCTCCATCGTCGGACCGGCCGAGGCGACGGCCGAGCTCTGGGCACTGCTGGAACCCGGCTGGGGACCGGCCCGCGAGGTCCGTGGCTGCCAGCCGCTGATGACCATCACGGAGCCCTCCGCCGGGGTCACCGCCGACCCCCGGGTGCGGCGGGTGCGGCGTGACGAGATCGAGCTGTTGATGCCCGCGTGCGTCGCGATGTTCACCGAGGAGGTCGGCGTCTCGCCGATGGCCGGGGACGGTGGGCTGCTCTACCGGGCCCGGGTCGCCGAACTCGTCACCGGGGGACGGGCGTTCGCCCGGTTCGAGGAGGGCCGGGTGGTCTTCAAGGCCGAGATCGGCGCCGTCACCGACCGGGCCTGCCAGATCCAGGGCGTCTGGGTCGCCCCCGACCGGCGGGGGCAGGGGCTGTCCGAGACCGGGATGGCCGCCGTGGTGGAGCACGCGCTGCGGGAGGTCGCACCCGTGGTCAGCCTGTACGTCAACGACTTCAACCTGCCCGCGCGGGCCGCCTACCGGCGGGTCGGCTTCCAGGAGGTCGGGGCGTTCATGTCCATTCTCTTCTGA
- a CDS encoding aminoglycoside phosphotransferase family protein produces the protein MSSVAITIPERLERNLRAWEGEPGAAWLAAAPTLVAGYLDRWHLTAERIVEPGGQISLVVYVRRADGTPAALKAGLLTVETAEEHAALAHWNGHSAVRMLDADPAHAVLLLERLHGDISLRSLPEAKANLEAASVLQRLWVEPPPDHPFRTVTAYAGSLRDLLRTRRDLPVCAAANALPLIDEALETSAALLASEPERFLLHGDFHHGNVLASDRAPWLAIDPKPLVGERAYDLAWLANDRMETLLGSPGPEAAVRRRLQRLADSVEVDRERLRGWTLFRAVEAGIWSLTVGDTTSAELFLEFAAHT, from the coding sequence ATGTCGTCGGTAGCCATCACCATCCCCGAGCGCCTGGAACGCAACCTCCGCGCCTGGGAAGGCGAACCCGGCGCCGCCTGGCTGGCCGCCGCACCGACCCTGGTCGCCGGCTACCTGGACCGCTGGCACCTCACCGCCGAACGCATCGTCGAGCCCGGCGGCCAGATCAGCCTGGTGGTCTATGTACGCCGCGCCGACGGCACCCCCGCCGCCCTCAAGGCCGGACTGCTGACCGTCGAGACCGCCGAGGAGCACGCCGCCCTCGCCCACTGGAACGGCCACAGCGCCGTCCGCATGCTCGACGCCGACCCCGCCCACGCGGTACTGCTGCTGGAGCGGCTGCACGGCGACATCTCGCTGCGCTCCCTCCCCGAGGCCAAGGCCAACCTGGAGGCCGCCTCCGTCCTCCAGCGGCTCTGGGTGGAGCCTCCCCCGGACCACCCCTTCCGCACGGTCACCGCATACGCCGGCAGCCTCCGCGACCTCCTCCGAACCCGCCGCGACCTGCCCGTCTGCGCCGCAGCGAACGCCCTCCCGCTGATCGACGAGGCCCTGGAGACGTCGGCCGCCCTGCTTGCCTCCGAGCCGGAGCGGTTCCTGCTGCACGGCGACTTCCACCACGGCAATGTGCTGGCGTCCGACCGGGCCCCGTGGCTTGCCATCGACCCCAAGCCGCTGGTCGGCGAGCGGGCCTACGACCTGGCGTGGCTGGCCAACGACCGGATGGAGACCCTGCTGGGCTCCCCCGGCCCGGAGGCGGCCGTCCGCCGCCGACTGCAACGGCTCGCCGACTCCGTGGAGGTGGACCGCGAACGGCTTCGCGGCTGGACCCTCTTCCGCGCCGTCGAGGCAGGCATCTGGAGCCTCACCGTGGGCGACACCACCTCAGCCGAGCTCTTCCTGGAATTCGCCGCACACACCTGA
- the ispG gene encoding flavodoxin-dependent (E)-4-hydroxy-3-methylbut-2-enyl-diphosphate synthase: MTAISLGIPSMPLKPLAVRRKSRQIMVGGVPVGGDAPVSVQSMTTTVTADVNATLQQIAQLTASGCQIVRVAVPSQDDAEALPAIARKSQIPVIADIHFQPKYVFAAIDAGCAAVRVNPGNIKQFDDKVREIAGAASAAGVPIRIGVNAGSLDRRLMEKYGRATPEALVESALWECSLFEEHGFRDIKISVKHNDPVVMVNAYRQLAAACDYPLHLGVTEAGPAFQGTIKSAVAFGALLAEGIGDTIRVSLSAPPVEEVKVGNQILESLGLRQRGLEIVSCPSCGRAQVDVYKLAEEVTAGLEGMNVPLRVAVMGCVVNGPGEAREADLGVASGNGKGQIFVKGEVIKTVPESRIVETLIEEALKLAEQMEADGVESGEPMVTPVG; the protein is encoded by the coding sequence ATGACCGCGATCTCGCTCGGTATTCCGTCCATGCCGCTCAAGCCGCTCGCCGTGCGCCGCAAGTCGCGGCAGATCATGGTGGGGGGTGTGCCGGTGGGTGGTGATGCGCCGGTGTCGGTGCAGTCGATGACGACGACGGTGACGGCTGATGTCAATGCGACGTTGCAGCAGATTGCGCAGCTGACGGCGTCGGGGTGCCAGATCGTGCGGGTGGCGGTGCCGTCGCAGGATGATGCGGAGGCGTTGCCGGCGATTGCGCGGAAGTCGCAGATCCCGGTGATCGCGGACATCCACTTCCAGCCGAAGTATGTCTTTGCGGCGATTGACGCGGGGTGTGCGGCGGTGCGGGTGAATCCGGGGAACATCAAGCAGTTCGACGACAAGGTGCGGGAGATCGCGGGGGCGGCGTCGGCGGCGGGGGTGCCGATCCGGATCGGGGTGAACGCGGGGTCGTTGGACCGGCGGTTGATGGAGAAGTACGGGCGGGCGACTCCGGAGGCGTTGGTGGAGTCGGCGTTGTGGGAGTGCTCGCTGTTCGAGGAGCACGGGTTCCGGGATATCAAGATCTCGGTGAAGCACAACGATCCGGTGGTGATGGTGAATGCGTATCGTCAGTTGGCGGCGGCGTGTGACTATCCGCTGCATCTGGGGGTGACGGAGGCGGGTCCGGCGTTCCAGGGGACGATCAAGTCGGCGGTGGCGTTCGGGGCGCTGCTGGCGGAGGGGATCGGGGACACGATCCGGGTGTCGCTGTCGGCGCCTCCGGTGGAGGAGGTCAAGGTGGGGAACCAGATCCTGGAGTCGCTGGGGCTGCGGCAGCGGGGTCTGGAGATTGTGTCGTGTCCGTCGTGCGGGCGGGCGCAGGTGGATGTGTACAAGCTCGCGGAAGAGGTGACCGCGGGCTTGGAGGGGATGAATGTGCCGCTGCGGGTGGCGGTGATGGGGTGCGTGGTGAACGGGCCGGGGGAGGCGCGTGAGGCGGACCTCGGGGTGGCGTCGGGGAACGGCAAGGGGCAGATCTTCGTCAAGGGCGAGGTGATCAAGACCGTGCCGGAGTCGAGGATCGTGGAGACGCTGATCGAGGAGGCGCTCAAGCTCGCCGAGCAGATGGAGGCGGACGGCGTCGAGTCCGGCGAGCCGATGGTCACGCCGGTTGGCTGA
- a CDS encoding GNAT family N-acetyltransferase: protein MDDVTIEPFDLADRAEEALAVQALAFGLTDEEIAVRLQIVTRHAGYPGVIALGAMRGRRLVGFGYGMPNDRAHWWSTVIQPYLEAGGNGHWLDDSFAVTELHVLPACQGRGLGTALITGLCGRSGLPRSILSAVDAETPARRLYRALGYADLARAVMFPNTDRPYAVMGAVLPLRG from the coding sequence ATGGACGATGTGACGATCGAGCCCTTCGACCTCGCCGACCGCGCCGAGGAGGCGCTCGCGGTGCAGGCCCTCGCCTTCGGGCTCACCGACGAGGAGATCGCGGTCCGGTTGCAGATCGTCACCCGCCACGCCGGCTACCCGGGCGTGATCGCGCTGGGGGCGATGCGCGGTCGGCGGCTGGTCGGTTTCGGGTACGGGATGCCCAATGACCGCGCGCACTGGTGGAGCACCGTCATCCAGCCGTATCTGGAGGCGGGCGGCAACGGCCACTGGCTGGACGACTCCTTCGCGGTCACCGAGCTGCATGTGCTGCCCGCCTGCCAGGGGCGGGGGCTGGGTACGGCGCTGATCACCGGGCTCTGCGGGCGTTCCGGGCTGCCGCGCAGCATTCTCTCGGCCGTGGACGCGGAGACGCCGGCGCGCAGGCTCTACCGGGCGCTGGGGTACGCGGACCTGGCTCGGGCGGTGATGTTCCCCAATACCGACCGGCCCTATGCGGTGATGGGGGCGGTGCTGCCGTTGCGGGGGTAG
- a CDS encoding ferritin-like domain-containing protein, whose translation MTTPSASPTPAVLTALQAALAAEHAAVYGYGVVGAHLTGSRLTTARAAYAAHQAHRDALQRELTARHTTPTPAAPGYQLPFPVTDPASAVQLATLLEDRLTAVHADLVTAATGDLRRTAADALREAAVRAARWRGHPTGPAFPGLPERTATPTPTAPTPTPQ comes from the coding sequence GTGACCACCCCGAGCGCCTCCCCGACCCCCGCCGTGCTGACCGCCCTGCAAGCCGCCCTGGCCGCCGAGCACGCCGCGGTCTACGGCTACGGCGTCGTCGGCGCCCACCTCACCGGCAGCCGCCTCACCACGGCCCGCGCCGCCTACGCCGCACACCAGGCCCACCGCGACGCCCTCCAGCGCGAACTCACCGCCCGCCACACCACCCCCACCCCCGCCGCGCCCGGCTACCAACTCCCCTTCCCCGTCACCGATCCGGCCTCCGCCGTACAGCTCGCCACCCTGCTGGAGGACCGCCTCACCGCCGTCCACGCCGACCTGGTGACCGCCGCCACCGGCGACCTGCGCCGCACCGCCGCCGACGCCCTCCGCGAAGCCGCCGTACGCGCCGCCCGCTGGCGCGGCCACCCCACCGGCCCCGCCTTCCCCGGCCTCCCCGAACGCACCGCCACCCCCACCCCCACCGCACCCACCCCAACCCCCCAGTAA
- a CDS encoding YlxR family protein, translating into MSGRTRARACPERTCVGCRKRAAKHGLLRVVAVEGACVPDPRGTLPGRGAHLHPDPGCLDLAVRRRAFPRALRQEGPLDTTALRQFLRQHSVGHPR; encoded by the coding sequence GTGTCTGGCCGGACGCGTGCCCGTGCATGCCCTGAACGCACCTGCGTGGGCTGCCGCAAGCGGGCGGCCAAGCACGGACTGCTGCGTGTGGTGGCGGTGGAGGGCGCATGCGTCCCCGACCCCCGCGGCACGCTGCCCGGCCGAGGGGCGCATCTGCACCCCGACCCGGGATGCCTCGACCTCGCGGTCCGCCGTCGGGCGTTTCCGCGGGCCCTCCGTCAGGAGGGGCCGCTCGACACCACGGCGCTCAGGCAGTTCTTGAGGCAGCACAGTGTCGGACACCCCCGCTGA
- the infB gene encoding translation initiation factor IF-2 codes for MAKVRVYELAKELGVESKVVMAKLTELGEFVRSASSTIEAPVVRKLTDAFQGGGSGRSSAKPGPRKPAAPQPSGDAGAARPAPGPRPAPRPAAAAPAPGPRPAPRPAAAPAPAAAAPAPRPAPARPAAPAAPAAEFSSPAPAQPQPQVEQQPAAEAPRPAAAQTPRTDAPRTGARPGPRPSGPRPGNNPFTSSNTGMARPGGDRRQGGGQGAPRPGGQGAPRPGGPGAGAPRPGGGQGAPRPGGQGAPRPGGAPRPGGQGAPRPGAPGAGAPRPGGAPSPGGMPRPQGPRPTPSGMPRPNPGMMPQRPAAGPRPGPGGRGPGGPGGRPGGPGGRPGGGGGFAGRPGGGGGAGRPGTGGGGGFGGPRPGGGGGGFGGPRPGGFGGRPGGPGGRGGTQGAFGRGPGGRPARGRKSKRAKRQEYEAMQAPSIGGVMLPRGNGQTVRLSRGASLTDFAEKINANPAALVSVMFNLGEMVTATQSVSDETLRLLAEEMGFVLEIVSPEDEDRELLESFDIEFGEDEGDEDALSARPPVVTVMGHVDHGKTRLLDAIRKSNVVAGEAGGITQHIGAYQVTAEVNGEERPITFIDTPGHEAFTAMRARGAKSTDIAILVVAANDGVMPQTVEALNHAKAAGVPIVVAVNKIDVEGADPTKVRGQLTEFGLVAEEYGGDTMFVDISAKQGLHIEQLLEAVVLTADASLDLRANREQDAQGIAIEAHLDKGRGAMATVLVQRGTLRVGDSMVVGDAYGRVRAMLDENGNNVAEAGPSRPVLVLGLTSVPRAGDNFIVVEEDRTARQIAEKRAARERNAAFAQRRVRISLEDLDKAIAAGSIEQLNLIIKGDVSGSVEALEDALLKLDVGEEVELRILHRGVGAITESDVDLAMGSDAIIIGFNVRAEGRARTAADREGVDIRYYSVIYQAIEEIEAALKGMLKPEYEEVRLGSAEIREVFRSSKFGNIAGVLVREGLIRRNAKARLIRDGAVVAENLTIEGLRRFKDDATEVREGFEAGVTLGSFNDIKVDDVIETFEMREKPRA; via the coding sequence GTGGCTAAGGTCCGGGTTTACGAACTCGCCAAGGAGCTCGGCGTGGAGAGCAAGGTCGTCATGGCCAAGCTCACCGAGCTGGGTGAGTTCGTCCGTTCGGCGTCCTCGACGATCGAGGCGCCGGTGGTTCGCAAGTTGACTGATGCATTCCAGGGGGGCGGCTCCGGCCGGTCCTCCGCCAAGCCTGGCCCGCGGAAGCCCGCGGCGCCCCAGCCGTCCGGCGACGCCGGTGCGGCTCGTCCCGCGCCCGGTCCGCGCCCTGCGCCGCGTCCGGCCGCCGCTGCCCCCGCGCCGGGTCCGCGACCCGCGCCGCGTCCGGCTGCGGCTCCCGCTCCGGCGGCAGCGGCTCCGGCTCCGCGTCCGGCCCCGGCCCGTCCGGCTGCCCCTGCGGCGCCTGCGGCCGAGTTCTCCTCCCCGGCTCCGGCGCAGCCGCAGCCGCAGGTGGAGCAGCAGCCGGCTGCTGAGGCGCCCCGTCCGGCGGCGGCTCAGACGCCGCGTACGGACGCTCCGCGTACCGGCGCCCGTCCGGGCCCGCGTCCCTCGGGGCCGCGTCCGGGCAACAACCCCTTCACCTCCAGCAACACCGGCATGGCCCGTCCGGGCGGCGACCGCCGCCAGGGTGGTGGCCAGGGCGCTCCGCGTCCCGGTGGGCAGGGTGCTCCGCGTCCGGGTGGTCCCGGTGCGGGTGCTCCGCGTCCGGGCGGCGGCCAGGGCGCTCCGCGTCCCGGCGGCCAGGGTGCTCCGCGCCCGGGTGGTGCGCCGCGTCCCGGTGGGCAGGGCGCTCCGCGTCCGGGTGCCCCCGGTGCCGGTGCCCCGCGTCCGGGTGGCGCTCCGTCGCCCGGCGGGATGCCGAGGCCGCAGGGCCCGCGTCCCACTCCGAGCGGTATGCCGCGTCCCAACCCCGGCATGATGCCGCAGCGTCCCGCTGCCGGCCCGCGTCCCGGCCCCGGCGGCCGTGGTCCGGGTGGCCCGGGCGGGCGTCCCGGCGGTCCGGGCGGGCGTCCGGGCGGTGGCGGCGGCTTCGCCGGCCGTCCCGGTGGTGGCGGCGGCGCAGGCCGTCCGGGCACCGGTGGTGGCGGCGGCTTCGGCGGCCCGCGTCCCGGTGGTGGCGGTGGCGGCTTCGGTGGCCCGCGTCCCGGCGGTTTCGGCGGGCGTCCCGGCGGCCCGGGTGGCCGTGGGGGAACGCAGGGCGCGTTCGGTCGTGGCCCGGGCGGTCGCCCGGCGCGCGGTCGTAAGTCGAAGCGCGCGAAGCGCCAGGAGTACGAGGCCATGCAGGCCCCGTCCATCGGCGGCGTGATGCTGCCGAGGGGCAACGGCCAGACCGTGCGCCTCTCGCGTGGTGCCTCGCTGACGGACTTCGCCGAGAAGATCAACGCCAACCCGGCGGCTCTGGTCTCGGTGATGTTCAACCTGGGTGAGATGGTCACCGCGACCCAGTCGGTCTCCGACGAGACGCTGCGGCTTCTCGCCGAGGAGATGGGCTTCGTCCTGGAGATCGTCTCCCCGGAGGACGAGGACCGCGAGCTGCTCGAGTCGTTCGACATCGAGTTCGGCGAGGACGAGGGCGACGAGGACGCGCTGTCGGCGCGGCCTCCGGTGGTCACCGTCATGGGCCACGTCGACCACGGTAAGACCCGACTGCTGGACGCCATCCGGAAGTCCAACGTGGTCGCGGGCGAGGCCGGCGGCATCACCCAGCACATCGGTGCCTACCAGGTGACGGCCGAGGTGAACGGCGAAGAGCGTCCGATCACCTTCATCGACACCCCCGGTCACGAGGCGTTCACCGCCATGCGTGCCCGTGGTGCCAAGTCCACCGACATCGCGATCCTGGTGGTCGCGGCCAACGACGGCGTCATGCCGCAGACGGTGGAGGCGCTCAACCACGCCAAGGCCGCCGGTGTGCCGATCGTGGTCGCGGTCAACAAGATCGACGTCGAGGGTGCGGACCCGACCAAGGTCCGTGGTCAGCTGACCGAGTTCGGTCTGGTGGCCGAGGAGTACGGCGGCGACACCATGTTCGTCGACATCTCCGCCAAGCAGGGCCTGCACATCGAGCAGCTGCTGGAGGCCGTGGTCCTCACCGCCGACGCCTCGCTCGACCTGCGGGCCAACCGGGAGCAGGACGCCCAGGGCATCGCGATCGAGGCCCACCTGGACAAGGGGCGCGGCGCCATGGCGACCGTCCTGGTCCAGCGCGGCACCCTGCGGGTCGGCGACTCCATGGTCGTCGGCGACGCATACGGCCGCGTCCGGGCGATGCTCGACGAGAACGGCAACAACGTCGCCGAGGCGGGCCCGTCCCGTCCGGTGCTGGTGCTCGGTCTCACCTCGGTGCCCCGCGCCGGCGACAACTTCATCGTCGTCGAGGAGGACCGCACCGCCCGGCAGATCGCCGAGAAGCGGGCCGCCCGCGAGCGCAACGCGGCCTTCGCCCAGCGCCGTGTCCGGATCTCCCTGGAGGACCTGGACAAGGCCATCGCGGCGGGCTCCATCGAGCAGCTCAACCTCATCATCAAGGGCGATGTCTCCGGTTCCGTGGAGGCCCTGGAGGACGCGCTGCTCAAGCTGGACGTCGGCGAGGAGGTCGAGCTCCGCATCCTGCACCGCGGTGTGGGTGCGATCACCGAGTCCGACGTGGACCTGGCGATGGGCTCGGACGCCATCATCATCGGCTTCAACGTGCGGGCCGAGGGCCGTGCGCGTACCGCGGCCGACCGCGAGGGCGTCGACATCCGCTACTACTCGGTCATCTACCAGGCGATCGAGGAGATCGAGGCGGCCCTCAAGGGCATGCTCAAGCCGGAGTACGAGGAGGTCCGCCTGGGCTCCGCGGAGATCCGCGAGGTCTTCCGCTCCTCCAAGTTCGGCAACATCGCCGGTGTGCTGGTCCGCGAGGGCCTCATCCGCCGCAACGCCAAGGCCCGCCTCATCCGGGACGGCGCCGTGGTGGCGGAGAACCTCACCATCGAGGGCCTGCGCCGCTTCAAGGACGACGCGACCGAGGTCCGCGAGGGCTTCGAGGCCGGTGTGACCCTGGGGTCGTTCAACGACATCAAGGTCGACGACGTCATCGAGACGTTCGAGATGCGCGAGAAGCCGCGCGCCTAA
- the rimP gene encoding ribosome maturation factor RimP, translating to MSTNQNDRLRALIEPLTAEAGLDLEEVRVTQAGRRRQLQVVVDADGGVELDAVAELSREIGQTLDDADAMGGAPYVLEVGSPGVDRPLTEPRHWRRAEGRLVKAQLAAGGELVARVLEADGEGALVEVQPVKGRGRAVERRLEYTEVAKARVQVEFSRKDEQDIDASAEGDESNEEA from the coding sequence ATGAGCACCAACCAGAACGATCGGCTGCGTGCCCTGATCGAGCCGTTGACGGCGGAGGCCGGGTTGGATCTGGAAGAGGTCCGGGTCACCCAGGCCGGGCGGCGCAGGCAGCTCCAGGTCGTGGTGGACGCCGACGGCGGCGTCGAGCTGGACGCGGTGGCCGAGCTGAGCCGGGAGATCGGGCAGACGCTGGACGACGCGGATGCGATGGGCGGTGCCCCGTATGTGCTGGAGGTCGGCTCCCCGGGAGTGGACCGGCCGCTGACCGAGCCCCGCCACTGGCGCCGGGCCGAGGGGCGCCTGGTGAAGGCGCAGCTGGCGGCCGGCGGTGAGCTGGTGGCCCGGGTGCTGGAGGCGGACGGCGAGGGCGCGCTGGTGGAGGTTCAGCCCGTGAAGGGCCGGGGCCGCGCCGTGGAGCGCAGGCTGGAGTACACCGAGGTCGCCAAGGCCCGGGTGCAGGTGGAGTTCAGCCGCAAGGACGAGCAGGACATCGACGCCTCCGCTGAGGGGGACGAGAGCAACGAGGAGGCGTAG